The Candidatus Accumulibacter similis genome has a segment encoding these proteins:
- a CDS encoding cbb3-type cytochrome c oxidase subunit I, with translation MATTYRTCPVSGLQFEDQAEKLMRWNAVAGVLWLLVGGITALLVILTRWPAIKLLPADQFYLILTAHGIDMLILWILFFEMAVLYFASSTLLRCRLATPKIAWLGFWLMVVGGIMANVAIFQGESSVMFTSYVPMQAAWHFYLGIILVAVGALLGTAVFFGTLVVAKRDRTYQGSLPLVTFGALTAAIIATFTILAGAGILVPTFFWSIGLIKEIDAQLYRMVWWGLGHSSQQINVAAHVSVWYLTAAVIFGAKPLSEKVSRFAFLLYILFLQLASAHHLLSDPGMSAEWKVLNTSYFMYFAVMASMIHGFTVPGAIEAAQRRKGYTNGLFEWLRKAPWGNPVFSGMFISLVSFGFLGGISGVVLGTEQINMLMHNTFYVPGHFHTTVVTGTTLAFMAITYLLVPVLFRREMILPKLCQIQPYLFGISMSVLGLVMMGAGTLGVSRRHWDMAFSGAPFQYEWPGAAYLMMGLTGIFGVIAVIGGGLWILLVVGSLLFGKKLDGGRVSDKPTPIPAATPAASAVAHGSEHVGVPGTVVLALLLFVSFVLYYFVNWKYLSEVWLLS, from the coding sequence ATGGCAACGACTTACCGTACCTGTCCCGTCTCCGGGCTGCAGTTCGAGGACCAGGCCGAGAAGCTGATGCGCTGGAACGCCGTCGCCGGCGTCCTCTGGCTGCTGGTCGGCGGCATCACGGCGCTGCTGGTGATCCTCACCCGCTGGCCAGCGATCAAGCTGCTGCCGGCCGACCAGTTCTACCTGATCCTGACCGCGCACGGCATCGACATGCTGATCCTGTGGATCCTGTTCTTCGAGATGGCAGTGCTCTACTTCGCCTCATCGACACTGCTCAGGTGCCGGCTGGCAACGCCAAAGATCGCCTGGCTGGGTTTCTGGCTGATGGTCGTCGGTGGCATCATGGCCAACGTCGCGATCTTCCAGGGCGAGTCGAGCGTCATGTTCACCTCCTACGTCCCGATGCAGGCGGCTTGGCACTTCTACCTCGGCATCATCCTAGTCGCCGTCGGCGCGCTGCTCGGCACCGCCGTGTTCTTCGGTACGCTGGTCGTCGCCAAGCGCGACAGGACCTACCAGGGCTCGCTGCCACTGGTCACCTTCGGCGCGCTGACGGCGGCGATCATCGCCACCTTCACCATCCTGGCAGGTGCCGGCATCCTCGTACCGACCTTCTTCTGGTCGATCGGCCTGATCAAGGAAATCGACGCCCAGTTGTACCGCATGGTGTGGTGGGGTCTCGGGCACTCGTCGCAGCAGATCAACGTCGCGGCACACGTCTCTGTCTGGTACCTGACCGCCGCCGTGATCTTCGGCGCCAAGCCGCTGTCCGAGAAAGTGTCGCGCTTCGCCTTCCTGCTCTACATCCTCTTCCTGCAGCTCGCCAGTGCGCACCACCTGCTCTCCGACCCCGGCATGAGCGCCGAGTGGAAGGTGCTCAACACCTCCTATTTCATGTACTTCGCGGTGATGGCGTCGATGATCCACGGTTTCACGGTTCCCGGCGCAATCGAAGCGGCCCAGCGGCGCAAGGGCTACACCAACGGCCTGTTCGAATGGCTGCGCAAGGCGCCATGGGGCAACCCGGTGTTCTCCGGCATGTTCATCTCGCTCGTCAGCTTCGGCTTCCTGGGTGGCATCTCCGGTGTCGTCCTCGGTACCGAGCAGATCAACATGCTGATGCACAACACCTTCTACGTGCCGGGCCACTTCCACACCACGGTCGTCACCGGTACGACACTGGCCTTCATGGCGATCACCTACCTGCTCGTACCGGTCCTGTTCCGGCGTGAGATGATCCTGCCGAAGCTCTGCCAGATCCAGCCCTACCTGTTCGGCATCAGCATGTCGGTCCTCGGCCTGGTGATGATGGGCGCCGGTACGCTCGGCGTCTCGCGCCGCCACTGGGACATGGCCTTCTCGGGCGCACCGTTCCAGTATGAGTGGCCGGGTGCTGCCTATCTGATGATGGGGCTGACCGGGATTTTCGGTGTCATCGCCGTGATCGGTGGCGGCCTGTGGATCCTGCTCGTGGTCGGTTCGCTGCTCTTCGGCAAGAAGCTCGACGGAGGCAGGGTCTCCGACAAGCCGACGCCGATCCCGGCAGCGACCCCGGCGGCTTCGGCCGTGGCGCACGGCAGCGAGCACGTCGGCGTCCCCGGCACCGTCGTCCTCGCCCTGCTGCTCTTCGTCTCCTTCGTGTTGTACTATTTCGTGAACTGGAAGTACCTGTCGGAAGTCTGGCTGTTGAGCTGA
- a CDS encoding SCO family protein → MVPGVLLGFLFLLFLLPANPLRADEAAGDKPRLTARPQGAKSGLALTTLDEKAAFAVSQAAIGKEVGDFVLLDRQGRPVELSRYRGKPLVVTFIYTACFQVCPTITRNLQKAVDTTVSVMGADRFNVISIGFNQPFDSPAALADFSRQYGIRLPNWEFLSPAPAVVGDLTANFGFSYVATPAGFDHINQVTLVDADGRIVRQVYGEKFTAEDLAEPLKLLITGSAIPPEAGTLQEIMERVRILCSIYDPVTGRYRTNYSLYFQFAGFITFVGFMIYLSINFWKNRRRSEGKAQ, encoded by the coding sequence ATGGTCCCGGGAGTGCTGCTCGGCTTCCTCTTCCTGCTGTTTCTGCTGCCGGCAAACCCGCTGCGCGCCGACGAAGCGGCGGGCGACAAGCCCAGACTCACCGCGCGACCGCAGGGCGCCAAGAGCGGGTTGGCGCTGACCACTCTCGACGAGAAGGCGGCCTTCGCGGTCTCGCAGGCTGCGATCGGCAAGGAAGTCGGCGATTTCGTCCTCCTCGACCGCCAGGGAAGGCCGGTCGAGCTGTCGCGCTATCGCGGCAAGCCGCTCGTCGTCACCTTCATCTACACCGCCTGCTTCCAGGTCTGCCCGACGATCACGCGCAACCTGCAGAAAGCTGTCGACACCACGGTCAGCGTCATGGGCGCCGATCGCTTCAACGTCATCAGCATCGGTTTCAACCAACCCTTCGACTCGCCGGCCGCACTGGCGGACTTCTCCCGGCAGTATGGCATCCGCCTGCCGAACTGGGAGTTCCTCAGCCCTGCCCCGGCAGTCGTCGGCGACCTGACGGCGAATTTCGGTTTCAGCTACGTCGCCACTCCGGCCGGCTTCGACCACATCAACCAGGTGACGCTGGTGGACGCCGACGGGCGGATCGTCCGCCAGGTCTACGGCGAGAAGTTCACCGCCGAAGACCTCGCCGAACCGCTCAAGCTGCTGATCACCGGCTCGGCGATCCCGCCCGAGGCCGGCACGCTGCAGGAGATCATGGAACGTGTGCGCATCCTCTGCTCGATCTACGATCCGGTCACTGGCCGCTACCGGACCAACTACTCGCTGTACTTCCAGTTTGCCGGTTTCATCACCTTCGTCGGCTTCATGATCTATCTGTCGATCAACTTCTGGAAGAACCGGCGCCGCAGCGAAGGCAAGGCGCAGTAG
- a CDS encoding TlpA family protein disulfide reductase, whose protein sequence is MRRQTALLLAVAAGIATLVTIGWLGHRLLQPARLPGAVPPGLISGANMPPEQGQAMADAIMALTLPDLAGKPQAIAQWRGKVLVVNYWASWCAPCVEEMPAFSRLQEKYSARGVQFVGIGIDDVEKMQAFVRRTPVAYPLLVGDAAGSQTPALQVRGLPTTIVIDRDGGLAGSRLGRLDEATLEPMLLRLVGD, encoded by the coding sequence ATGAGGCGACAGACTGCGCTGCTGCTGGCTGTGGCGGCCGGGATCGCAACGCTGGTGACGATCGGCTGGCTCGGTCATCGCCTGCTGCAGCCGGCACGGCTGCCGGGCGCGGTGCCGCCGGGCCTGATTTCGGGTGCGAACATGCCGCCGGAGCAGGGGCAGGCGATGGCCGACGCGATCATGGCACTGACGCTGCCCGATCTCGCCGGTAAGCCGCAGGCGATCGCGCAGTGGCGCGGCAAGGTGCTGGTGGTCAATTACTGGGCCAGTTGGTGCGCGCCGTGCGTCGAGGAAATGCCGGCGTTCTCGCGCCTGCAGGAGAAGTACTCGGCACGCGGCGTGCAGTTCGTCGGCATCGGCATCGACGACGTGGAGAAGATGCAGGCCTTCGTTCGCCGGACGCCGGTGGCCTACCCGCTGCTGGTCGGCGACGCGGCTGGCAGCCAGACGCCCGCCCTGCAGGTGCGCGGACTGCCCACCACAATAGTCATCGACCGCGACGGGGGGCTCGCAGGCAGCCGCCTCGGGAGGCTCGACGAGGCGACGCTGGAGCCGATGCTGTTGCGGCTGGTCGGGGACTGA
- a CDS encoding 2Fe-2S iron-sulfur cluster binding domain-containing protein, producing MVKVLQQILRWLFMRIENIFNVAFGDKMNPFYHLGTISFWQFWLLLVSGLYLYIFADTGVHDAFESVESITHDQWWAGGILRSIHRYATDGMILTMLLHMLRHFAYDRYRGFRSFSWLTGVALLWLIYIAGVNGFMLVWDRLAQFVVIATAEWFDVLPMFNGTLIRNFLYLESVNSRLFTLLAFIHIGAPLIVAFIMWVHVQRVPRAHINPPRPIAIAVTLMFLVLALLKPIVSQGGEADMSVVPTNIDFDWFELPVLALVYVINPLHLWYWVLGLTALLLLVPWLPPKKHGSAQALTAVTFHPDRRAVSARFDETLLDAGLRQDIDLPYECRNGGCGVCKCTVLHGRVDPGLYQPSALSAAELAQGKVLMCCATALEDAEIEYQASAAPKAFREYTAKVVHMHRLTHDVMQVLLRLPDGEQISFKAGQYVNIILEDGQRRAFSFANPPHQPDFVELQIRLMPGGRFTTHVFETMREGDEVRFEGPIGDFTLRESERPIVFVAGATGFAPVKSMVEDAFKRGLKREIHLYWGVKALKDLYLPELPARWAREHSNFHFIPVLSEPAPEDRWSGRTGLVHEAILADFPELQQHEIYACGSVRMVEAIFPFLKQHGAEDGACFSDAFSVSARSMAFQPRR from the coding sequence ATGGTCAAGGTCCTGCAACAAATCCTGCGCTGGCTGTTCATGCGCATCGAGAACATCTTCAACGTCGCTTTCGGCGACAAGATGAACCCCTTCTACCATCTGGGCACGATCAGCTTCTGGCAGTTCTGGCTGCTGCTCGTCTCCGGTCTGTACCTCTACATCTTCGCCGACACCGGCGTCCATGACGCCTTCGAGTCGGTCGAGAGCATCACCCACGACCAGTGGTGGGCCGGTGGCATCCTGCGCAGCATCCACCGCTACGCCACCGACGGCATGATCCTGACGATGCTGCTGCACATGCTGCGGCACTTCGCCTACGATCGCTATCGCGGCTTTCGCTCGTTCTCCTGGCTGACCGGGGTCGCCCTGCTGTGGCTGATCTACATCGCCGGCGTCAATGGCTTCATGCTCGTCTGGGACAGGCTGGCACAGTTCGTCGTCATCGCCACCGCCGAGTGGTTCGACGTCCTGCCGATGTTCAACGGTACGCTGATCCGCAATTTCCTCTACCTCGAGAGCGTCAACAGCCGCCTGTTCACGCTGCTCGCCTTCATCCACATCGGTGCGCCGCTGATCGTCGCCTTCATCATGTGGGTGCATGTGCAGCGCGTGCCGCGTGCGCACATCAATCCGCCGCGACCGATCGCCATCGCCGTGACGCTGATGTTCCTCGTGCTGGCGCTGCTGAAGCCGATCGTCAGCCAGGGCGGCGAGGCCGACATGTCGGTGGTGCCGACGAACATCGACTTCGACTGGTTCGAGTTGCCGGTGCTGGCGCTGGTCTACGTAATCAACCCGCTGCATCTCTGGTACTGGGTTCTCGGACTGACTGCCCTCCTCCTCCTGGTGCCATGGTTGCCGCCGAAGAAGCACGGCTCGGCGCAGGCGCTGACCGCGGTCACCTTCCATCCCGACCGGCGGGCGGTCAGCGCCCGCTTCGACGAAACGCTGCTCGACGCCGGCCTGCGCCAGGACATCGACCTGCCCTACGAGTGCCGCAACGGCGGCTGCGGCGTCTGCAAATGCACGGTCCTGCATGGCAGGGTCGATCCCGGCCTCTACCAGCCGAGCGCGCTGTCGGCCGCCGAGCTGGCACAGGGCAAGGTCCTGATGTGCTGCGCCACCGCGCTCGAGGACGCCGAGATCGAGTATCAGGCGAGCGCGGCACCGAAAGCCTTCCGCGAATACACCGCGAAGGTCGTCCACATGCACCGGCTGACGCACGACGTCATGCAGGTGCTGCTGCGATTGCCCGACGGCGAGCAGATCAGCTTCAAGGCCGGCCAGTACGTCAACATCATTCTCGAGGATGGCCAGCGGCGTGCCTTCTCCTTCGCCAACCCGCCGCACCAGCCGGACTTCGTCGAACTGCAGATCCGCCTGATGCCCGGCGGCCGCTTTACGACGCACGTCTTCGAGACGATGAGGGAAGGCGACGAGGTGCGCTTCGAGGGACCGATCGGCGATTTCACCCTGCGCGAGTCGGAACGGCCGATCGTCTTCGTCGCTGGCGCCACCGGTTTCGCGCCGGTCAAGAGCATGGTCGAGGATGCCTTCAAGCGTGGCCTGAAACGCGAGATCCATCTCTACTGGGGAGTGAAGGCCCTCAAGGACCTCTACCTGCCCGAGTTGCCGGCCCGCTGGGCACGCGAGCACAGCAACTTCCACTTCATCCCGGTGCTCTCCGAGCCGGCTCCGGAAGACCGGTGGAGCGGCCGTACGGGCCTGGTGCACGAGGCGATTCTCGCCGACTTCCCGGAACTGCAACAGCACGAGATCTACGCCTGCGGCTCGGTCAGGATGGTCGAGGCGATCTTCCCGTTCCTGAAGCAGCACGGCGCCGAGGACGGTGCCTGCTTCTCCGACGCCTTCAGCGTCTCGGCACGATCGATGGCGTTTCAGCCACGGAGGTAG
- the cyoE gene encoding protoheme IX farnesyltransferase — MQSTLPSNSTPGLPIRAILGVFKLRIGVVITFTALAGLAVSTGPSLTPLQILVLALSVLVSSASAGAFNQYYEYDSDHLMARTSKRPFVTGQLRHGPVWLLLIAALMMLSVGAAWVALNAWSALFVFLGAFFYAIVYTVWLKRRTWLNIVFGGLAGSWAVLAGATAADPQLGAVPLALALVLFLWTPPHFWSLAIAFRDDYAAAGVPMLPVVVGDQRAANTIFASTLALVAASLLPLAFGLGPIYFAGAAIGGFLFIQKAWLLTRQPNRKTAMVCFHASLMQLTLVLCAAIVDTQLRF; from the coding sequence ATGCAATCGACACTCCCATCGAACAGCACTCCAGGTCTTCCCATCCGTGCCATTCTGGGCGTCTTCAAGCTGCGCATCGGCGTCGTCATCACCTTCACCGCCCTTGCCGGCCTGGCGGTCAGCACCGGGCCTTCACTGACGCCGCTGCAGATCCTGGTCCTGGCCCTTTCTGTGCTGGTCTCGTCGGCCAGCGCCGGCGCCTTCAACCAGTATTACGAGTACGATAGCGATCACCTGATGGCGCGCACCAGCAAGCGCCCCTTCGTCACCGGCCAGCTTCGTCACGGCCCGGTCTGGCTGCTGCTGATCGCCGCCCTGATGATGCTCTCGGTCGGTGCCGCATGGGTCGCGCTCAATGCCTGGTCGGCGTTGTTCGTCTTCCTCGGCGCCTTCTTCTACGCCATCGTCTATACCGTCTGGCTCAAGCGCCGCACTTGGCTGAACATCGTCTTCGGCGGACTGGCCGGCAGTTGGGCAGTGCTTGCCGGCGCGACCGCTGCCGATCCGCAACTCGGCGCCGTACCGCTGGCATTGGCACTGGTCCTCTTCCTGTGGACGCCGCCGCATTTCTGGAGCCTGGCGATCGCTTTCCGTGACGACTACGCCGCCGCGGGAGTGCCGATGCTGCCGGTGGTCGTCGGCGATCAGCGAGCCGCAAACACGATCTTCGCCAGCACGCTGGCCCTGGTTGCCGCCAGTCTGTTGCCACTGGCCTTCGGCCTCGGTCCGATCTACTTCGCCGGCGCGGCGATCGGAGGCTTCCTGTTCATCCAGAAGGCATGGCTGCTGACCCGGCAGCCGAACCGCAAGACGGCGATGGTCTGCTTCCACGCGTCGCTGATGCAGTTGACCCTGGTCCTTTGCGCCGCCATCGTCGACACGCAACTGCGCTTCTGA
- the nikR gene encoding nickel-responsive transcriptional regulator NikR — MQRFTISLEVPLAEAFDELIRSKGYRSRSEAIRDLLRQQLGAHQLQSDEASYCIATVSYIYNHHQRELAERLTALQHQHHDLTLSAMHAHLDHDNCIEAVFLRGPTTAVREFADALLAERGVRHGQLNLVPADIGHEPHQHRSAAGAGTLLPHVHSTPKT, encoded by the coding sequence ATGCAGCGCTTCACCATCTCGCTCGAGGTTCCGCTCGCCGAGGCCTTCGACGAACTGATCCGCAGCAAGGGCTACCGCTCGCGCTCGGAGGCGATCCGCGACCTGCTGCGGCAGCAACTCGGTGCGCATCAGCTGCAGAGTGACGAAGCGTCCTACTGCATCGCTACCGTCTCCTACATCTACAACCACCACCAGCGCGAGCTGGCGGAGCGCCTGACGGCGCTGCAACACCAGCACCACGACCTGACGCTGTCGGCCATGCATGCCCACCTCGACCACGACAACTGCATCGAAGCGGTGTTTCTGCGTGGGCCGACGACAGCCGTGCGCGAGTTTGCCGACGCGCTGCTCGCCGAGCGCGGCGTTCGCCATGGCCAGCTCAACCTGGTACCAGCGGACATCGGGCACGAGCCGCATCAGCACCGGTCCGCGGCCGGCGCGGGCACCCTCCTGCCGCACGTCCATAGCACTCCGAAGACCTGA
- a CDS encoding cytochrome c5 family protein: protein MKKANLARHRSRLPLAALLLGLFPLVSHAADRSGKEVVDTVCIACHGPGKDGAPKIGDIDAWKPRLQNGVAPLVNSAIGGHKGMPARGGMASLSDAEIRAAVNCMVGQTAGAAVKQH from the coding sequence ATGAAAAAAGCGAATCTTGCCCGGCACCGCAGTCGCCTGCCACTTGCCGCATTGCTCCTCGGTCTGTTTCCCCTGGTGAGCCACGCGGCCGACCGGAGCGGCAAGGAAGTGGTCGATACAGTCTGCATCGCCTGCCACGGACCGGGCAAGGACGGCGCTCCGAAGATCGGTGACATCGACGCCTGGAAGCCTCGCCTGCAGAACGGCGTCGCCCCGCTGGTGAACTCCGCCATTGGTGGCCACAAGGGCATGCCGGCACGCGGCGGCATGGCGAGCCTCAGCGACGCCGAAATCCGTGCTGCCGTCAATTGCATGGTCGGGCAGACCGCGGGCGCTGCAGTCAAGCAGCACTGA
- a CDS encoding cbb3-type cytochrome c oxidase subunit I: MDEKGVAFPAARVAVPLPVAGTPVALARAWLWLGVMALIGSGLLAVLLVLSRTPGIQDVFPLKDLFRAALVVHVDLSVAVWFMAFAVVVWSALGGPGFAWLGWSGFGLAALGTALMTVSPFFPGAQPVLNNYIPVLEQPLFFASLWIFGAGSLLAVVRALLTSWPRPFAADPLRLGSFLGALAALLSLAAFFVSWLLVPWVEGQIYYEVIFWGGGHALQFQHSLLMVVAWLWIAAALGRPAPASPRAQSLMFIVAALPLLAVIAIYLLVPVGSLPHVELFAKLMIWGHPYMLPLLLAGALALWRARGAAADPARSAFIASFVLFVLGGALGYLIHGVNVVIPAHYHGSTVGVTLAFMGLAYVLLPVLGFARAEGAMAVWQPYVYGAGQLIHVLGLAWSGGYGVQRKVAGADQFLTTLPQKIGMGMMGLGGLIAVIGGLMFVLVCLRAMSAGRRQ; this comes from the coding sequence ATGGATGAAAAAGGGGTAGCATTTCCCGCCGCAAGGGTGGCCGTGCCGCTGCCCGTCGCCGGCACACCGGTGGCACTCGCGCGCGCCTGGCTGTGGCTCGGGGTGATGGCGCTGATCGGCTCCGGTCTGCTGGCAGTGCTGCTGGTGCTGTCGCGGACGCCAGGGATCCAGGACGTCTTCCCGCTCAAGGACCTCTTTCGCGCCGCGCTGGTGGTCCACGTCGACCTGTCGGTGGCCGTCTGGTTCATGGCTTTCGCCGTCGTCGTCTGGTCGGCGCTCGGTGGGCCAGGTTTCGCCTGGCTCGGCTGGAGCGGTTTCGGTCTGGCGGCGCTGGGTACCGCGCTGATGACGGTGTCGCCGTTCTTTCCCGGCGCCCAGCCGGTGCTCAACAACTACATCCCGGTTCTCGAGCAGCCGCTGTTCTTTGCCTCGCTGTGGATCTTCGGCGCCGGCTCGCTGCTGGCGGTCGTGCGTGCGCTGCTCACCTCCTGGCCGCGGCCGTTCGCCGCTGACCCGTTGCGCCTCGGCTCCTTCCTGGGGGCGCTGGCGGCGCTGCTCTCGCTGGCGGCGTTCTTCGTCTCGTGGCTGTTGGTGCCGTGGGTCGAGGGGCAGATCTACTACGAGGTGATCTTTTGGGGCGGCGGGCACGCGCTGCAGTTCCAGCATTCGCTACTGATGGTCGTCGCCTGGCTGTGGATCGCCGCTGCGCTCGGCAGACCGGCGCCGGCCTCGCCTCGCGCGCAGTCGCTGATGTTCATCGTCGCGGCGCTGCCCCTGCTGGCCGTGATCGCCATCTACCTGCTGGTGCCGGTCGGCTCGCTGCCGCATGTCGAACTGTTCGCGAAGCTGATGATCTGGGGCCATCCCTACATGCTGCCGCTGCTGCTGGCCGGAGCGTTGGCGCTGTGGCGCGCGCGCGGCGCGGCGGCCGATCCGGCGAGGTCGGCCTTCATCGCCTCCTTCGTCCTGTTCGTCCTTGGCGGCGCGCTTGGCTACCTGATCCACGGCGTCAATGTCGTCATCCCGGCGCATTATCACGGGTCGACGGTCGGTGTGACGCTGGCGTTCATGGGGCTCGCCTACGTCCTGCTGCCGGTGCTCGGCTTCGCACGCGCCGAGGGAGCGATGGCCGTCTGGCAACCGTACGTCTATGGCGCCGGACAGTTGATCCATGTCCTCGGTCTCGCCTGGTCCGGCGGCTACGGCGTGCAGCGCAAGGTTGCCGGCGCCGACCAGTTCCTGACGACGCTGCCGCAGAAGATCGGCATGGGAATGATGGGACTCGGTGGACTGATCGCCGTCATCGGCGGGCTGATGTTCGTCCTGGTCTGCCTCAGGGCGATGTCCGCCGGGCGCCGGCAATGA
- a CDS encoding hydrogenase iron-sulfur subunit, producing MSFHTTLRKGASSVFLRIEEALDGPFGGADNPLRHLGALGLYLLWIIVGSGLYLYTVLDTGIDAVYKSIGYLSVEQWYLGGVLRSLHRYASDGFMLVMALHLIREWGYGRYYGFRLYSWITGVPLLWLAYISGIGGYWIVWDQLAQLSATATAELLDWLPIFSEPSARNFLTPDSISDRFFTVLVFIHLGVPLLLILGLWAHVHRISHVDYLPTRRVMLATLLALIVLSLLQPALSNPPANLAVIPGALDFDWFILFIHPLTDFTSPGVVWLLLFALTALLIALPLLPHPAPEPVAVVDPANCTGCDRCLADCPYAAIAMQPHPLRPGFRLAMVDSELCAACGICAGSCPSSTPFRRRETLVTGIDMPQQPIHALREQLEEALAGLAGAHRVVVFACARGAEASALAAADTAVLPLLCAGMLPPSFVEYALRGGADGVLLNTCRPGGCDFRLGDRWTRERLAGAREPHLRRTVPAARLQLCAAAAGDEGTLSAALDEFRARLDNEALAGERLQPYLRRASNHA from the coding sequence GTGAGTTTCCACACCACTTTGCGCAAGGGCGCGAGCAGCGTCTTCCTGCGCATCGAAGAAGCTCTCGACGGTCCGTTTGGCGGCGCCGACAACCCGCTGCGCCACCTTGGCGCCCTCGGCCTCTACCTGCTGTGGATCATTGTCGGCAGCGGCCTCTATCTGTACACCGTGCTCGACACCGGCATCGACGCCGTATACAAGTCGATCGGCTACCTGTCAGTCGAGCAGTGGTATCTCGGTGGCGTTCTGCGCAGCCTGCATCGCTACGCGTCCGACGGCTTCATGCTGGTGATGGCGCTGCACCTGATCCGTGAATGGGGCTACGGACGCTACTACGGCTTTCGCCTCTATTCGTGGATCACCGGTGTTCCGCTGCTCTGGCTGGCGTACATCAGCGGCATCGGCGGCTACTGGATCGTCTGGGACCAGCTCGCGCAACTCTCGGCCACCGCCACGGCCGAGTTGCTCGACTGGTTGCCGATCTTCAGCGAACCTTCGGCCCGCAACTTCCTCACCCCCGACTCGATCAGCGATCGCTTCTTCACCGTGCTGGTCTTCATTCATCTCGGCGTACCGCTGCTGCTGATCCTCGGCCTCTGGGCGCACGTGCATCGCATCAGTCACGTGGACTACCTGCCGACGCGCCGGGTGATGCTGGCGACGCTGCTGGCGCTGATCGTCCTCTCGCTGCTGCAGCCGGCGCTGAGCAACCCACCGGCCAATCTGGCGGTGATTCCCGGCGCACTCGACTTCGACTGGTTCATCCTCTTCATCCATCCGCTGACCGACTTCACTTCGCCAGGGGTCGTGTGGCTGCTGCTCTTCGCCCTCACCGCCCTGCTGATCGCCCTGCCGCTGCTGCCACACCCGGCGCCGGAACCGGTGGCGGTCGTCGATCCGGCCAACTGCACCGGCTGCGATCGCTGCCTTGCCGACTGCCCCTACGCGGCAATCGCCATGCAGCCGCACCCGTTGCGCCCGGGCTTCAGGCTGGCCATGGTCGACAGCGAGCTCTGCGCAGCCTGCGGCATCTGTGCCGGCTCGTGCCCTTCCTCGACGCCCTTCCGCCGCCGCGAGACGCTGGTCACCGGCATCGACATGCCGCAACAACCCATCCATGCGCTGCGCGAGCAGCTCGAAGAGGCGCTCGCGGGACTGGCTGGCGCGCACCGGGTCGTCGTCTTCGCCTGCGCCCGCGGTGCCGAAGCGAGCGCACTGGCAGCCGCCGACACGGCGGTACTACCGCTGCTGTGCGCCGGCATGTTACCGCCATCCTTCGTCGAATACGCACTGCGCGGCGGCGCCGACGGCGTGCTGCTGAATACCTGCCGCCCGGGGGGCTGTGACTTCCGGCTTGGCGATCGCTGGACGCGCGAGCGCCTAGCGGGTGCGCGCGAACCGCACCTGCGGCGAACGGTACCCGCGGCGCGGCTGCAGCTCTGCGCCGCCGCCGCCGGCGACGAAGGCACCCTCAGTGCTGCCCTGGACGAATTCAGGGCCCGCCTCGACAACGAGGCTCTGGCGGGCGAGCGACTTCAACCCTATCTGCGGAGAGCGTCAAACCATGCCTAA
- a CDS encoding cytochrome C oxidase subunit II has translation MSAILPPSERLWWKQPIDKVEWAWIAIAFVWGMIMFAMMIYWHIYGKQNLSNEAYKTTPELFAAKAEKFIAENTIRTETERNIPVVKVPAGGDGYLIARLWDWYPILELEKGQTYKIHLSSLDYNHGFSLQPVNINIQVIPGYEHVVKMTPTKEGTYAIVCNEYCGIGHHSMLGRIYVK, from the coding sequence ATGAGTGCAATTCTGCCGCCATCCGAGCGGCTCTGGTGGAAGCAGCCCATCGACAAGGTCGAATGGGCGTGGATCGCGATCGCCTTCGTCTGGGGCATGATCATGTTCGCGATGATGATTTACTGGCACATCTACGGCAAGCAGAACCTGTCGAACGAGGCCTACAAGACCACACCCGAGTTGTTCGCCGCCAAGGCCGAGAAGTTCATTGCCGAGAACACCATCCGCACCGAGACCGAGCGAAACATCCCGGTGGTCAAGGTTCCGGCCGGTGGCGACGGCTACCTGATTGCCCGCCTGTGGGACTGGTACCCGATTCTCGAGTTGGAGAAGGGCCAGACCTACAAGATCCATCTGTCGTCCCTCGACTACAACCACGGCTTCTCGCTGCAACCGGTGAACATCAACATCCAGGTGATCCCGGGCTACGAGCACGTCGTCAAGATGACCCCGACGAAGGAAGGCACCTACGCCATCGTCTGCAACGAATACTGCGGCATCGGCCACCACTCGATGCTCGGCCGTATCTACGTGAAATAA